In Kordia antarctica, the following proteins share a genomic window:
- a CDS encoding nucleotide pyrophosphohydrolase, translating to MNLKAAQLDVDTWIKEHGVRYFNELTNMAQLTEEVGEVARIIARRYGEQSEKESDKDKDLGEELADVVFVVLCLANQTGINLQEAFDKKLDKKTKRDHDRHHNNEKLK from the coding sequence ATGAACTTAAAAGCAGCACAACTCGACGTTGACACTTGGATAAAAGAACATGGCGTTCGGTATTTCAATGAACTCACAAACATGGCGCAACTCACAGAAGAAGTTGGAGAAGTAGCGCGCATCATTGCAAGACGTTACGGAGAACAAAGCGAAAAAGAAAGTGACAAAGATAAAGATTTAGGCGAAGAATTAGCAGATGTTGTATTTGTTGTTTTATGTTTGGCAAACCAGACAGGAATCAACTTGCAAGAAGCATTTGACAAAAAATTGGACAAAAAAACCAAACGCGATCATGATCGCCATCACAACAACGAAAAACTAAAATAG
- a CDS encoding 3-phosphoshikimate 1-carboxyvinyltransferase codes for MNIKLQKSTLHQKSTIAVTGSKSESNRLLLLQALYANISIKNISNSDDATLMQKALKSSDAIKDIHHAGTAMRFLTAYYATQNGEEITLTGSSRMQERPIKILVKALRQLGANIQYTKNDGFPPLQIKGRKLRGSNVSLAANVSSQYISALLLIAPTLENGLTLTLDGKITSIPYINMTLSLLNDLGVQTNFEGNTIKVARFEATKEAKAFTVESDWSSASYFYSLIALSEIGTTTELSSYKQNSLQGDSCLAEIYQEFGVETTFSNHTITLIKKQQPSTSSIKLDLKNAPDIAQTIAVTAFGLQLSCEMIGLHTLKIKETDRLVALKTELEKLGASVDITEESLYLHEATQIHENITIATYKDHRMAMAFAPLALRVPLEIEKADVVSKSYPDFWKDLEKIGVEMK; via the coding sequence ATGAACATAAAGCTTCAAAAATCAACACTTCATCAAAAATCAACCATTGCTGTAACAGGTTCCAAAAGTGAATCCAATCGGTTGTTACTTCTGCAAGCTTTATATGCGAATATTTCCATAAAAAACATTTCCAATTCGGATGATGCTACGCTGATGCAAAAAGCATTAAAATCTTCAGATGCTATAAAAGATATTCATCACGCAGGAACGGCAATGCGTTTTCTAACCGCATATTACGCAACACAAAACGGAGAGGAAATCACGCTCACAGGTTCGTCACGTATGCAAGAACGACCAATAAAAATATTAGTGAAAGCATTGCGACAATTGGGCGCAAATATACAATACACAAAAAATGATGGTTTTCCGCCGTTACAAATAAAAGGTCGAAAATTACGAGGAAGCAACGTTTCGTTAGCGGCAAATGTGAGCAGTCAATACATTTCTGCGTTGCTATTAATTGCGCCAACGTTGGAAAATGGATTAACGCTTACGCTGGATGGGAAAATTACGTCAATTCCGTATATCAACATGACACTTTCCTTGTTGAACGATCTTGGTGTGCAAACAAATTTTGAAGGAAACACCATCAAAGTTGCACGATTTGAAGCAACAAAAGAAGCAAAAGCATTCACGGTAGAATCTGATTGGAGTTCGGCTTCGTACTTTTACAGTCTCATCGCGTTAAGCGAAATAGGAACAACTACTGAACTTTCGTCATACAAACAAAATAGTTTGCAAGGTGATTCGTGTTTGGCAGAAATATATCAAGAATTTGGTGTGGAAACTACATTTTCAAACCATACGATTACGTTAATTAAAAAGCAGCAACCAAGTACGAGTAGCATCAAGCTTGACTTAAAAAACGCACCAGATATTGCCCAAACAATTGCTGTGACAGCTTTTGGGCTGCAACTATCTTGTGAAATGATTGGATTGCACACATTGAAAATAAAAGAAACAGATAGGTTAGTAGCTTTAAAAACTGAATTGGAAAAATTAGGAGCTTCCGTAGACATTACTGAGGAATCTTTGTATTTGCATGAAGCGACTCAAATTCATGAAAACATCACAATTGCAACTTATAAAGATCACCGAATGGCAATGGCTTTTGCGCCGTTAGCATTGCGTGTTCCGTTAGAAATTGAAAAAGCGGATGTAGTTTCCAAATCCTACCCAGATTTTTGGAAGGATTTGGAAAAAATAGGCGTAGAAATGAAGTAA
- the queA gene encoding tRNA preQ1(34) S-adenosylmethionine ribosyltransferase-isomerase QueA has product MAKKLSHFSFDLPEELLAEYPSENRDEARLMVLDRKKKTIVHKKFKDLVDYFDEGDVMVLNNTKVFPARLFGNKEKTGARIEVFLLRELNEEQRLWDVLVDPARKIRIGNKLYFGEDESLVAEVIDNTTSRGRTLRFLYDGSYEEFRTKLSELGQTPLPKYIKRDVEPEDEERYQTIYAKVEGAVAAPTAGLHFSKHLLKRLEIKGIDFAEITLHVGLGTFNPVEVEDLSKHKMDSEELTIETPAVELVNNAKDNKKRVCAVGTTAMRGLESAVSSDLTLNEYDGWTNKFVFPPYEFSIANCMITNFHTPKSTLLMMVSAFVGHEFLMEAYTEAIKEGYKFYTYGDAMLIL; this is encoded by the coding sequence ATGGCAAAAAAGCTATCGCATTTCAGTTTTGATCTTCCCGAAGAATTATTAGCTGAATATCCTTCAGAAAACAGAGACGAAGCACGTTTGATGGTGTTAGATCGTAAAAAGAAAACGATTGTACACAAAAAGTTCAAAGATTTAGTAGACTATTTCGATGAAGGCGATGTAATGGTGTTGAATAATACGAAAGTATTTCCTGCAAGATTATTTGGAAACAAAGAAAAAACAGGCGCAAGAATCGAAGTCTTTTTATTAAGAGAATTAAACGAAGAACAACGTCTTTGGGATGTTTTAGTAGATCCTGCACGTAAAATTAGAATCGGAAACAAATTATACTTTGGTGAAGACGAAAGTTTAGTTGCTGAGGTAATTGACAATACAACGTCAAGAGGTAGAACATTACGTTTTTTATATGACGGTTCATACGAAGAATTCAGAACAAAACTAAGTGAACTTGGACAAACGCCACTTCCAAAATACATTAAAAGAGATGTAGAACCAGAAGATGAAGAACGTTACCAAACTATTTATGCAAAAGTAGAAGGCGCTGTTGCAGCACCAACTGCTGGTTTACACTTCTCAAAACACTTATTAAAGCGTTTAGAAATTAAAGGAATCGATTTCGCTGAAATTACGCTTCACGTAGGTTTAGGAACATTTAATCCTGTAGAAGTAGAAGATTTATCGAAGCATAAAATGGATTCGGAAGAATTGACAATTGAAACGCCTGCTGTTGAATTAGTAAATAATGCAAAAGATAACAAAAAGAGAGTTTGTGCAGTTGGAACTACGGCAATGCGCGGATTGGAAAGTGCAGTTTCTTCTGATTTAACACTAAATGAATATGATGGTTGGACAAACAAATTTGTCTTTCCTCCATACGAATTTAGCATTGCAAATTGTATGATTACGAATTTTCACACGCCAAAATCAACATTATTAATGATGGTTTCAGCGTTTGTAGGTCACGAATTCCTTATGGAAGCGTATACGGAAGCAATCAAAGAAGGGTACAAATTCTATACGTACGGAGACGCAATGTTAATTCTATAA
- the rlmN gene encoding 23S rRNA (adenine(2503)-C(2))-methyltransferase RlmN, with amino-acid sequence MQAVKKDIRALSKEQLRDFFVAESDKAFRGNQVYEWLWQKGAHTFEDMTNLSKETRQMLEENFVINHIHVDKMQRSADGTIKNAVRLHDGLTVESVLIPTSTRTTACVSSQVGCSLDCKFCATSRLKRMRNLNPDEIYDQVVAIDQQSRLYQNRPLSNVVFMGMGEPLMNYNNVIKAIEKITSKEGLGMSPKRIIVSTSGVPKMIKKMADDEVKFKLAVSLHSAIDEVRTEIMPFNEHFPLKDLKEALAYWYDKTKNQITYEYIVWDGINDQQKDINALVKFCKDVPSKVNLIEYNPIDDGQFQQANSKAIDRYVDSLEQNGITVTVRRSRGKDIDAACGQLANKE; translated from the coding sequence ATGCAAGCAGTTAAAAAAGATATCCGAGCATTAAGCAAAGAGCAACTTCGTGATTTTTTCGTAGCAGAAAGCGACAAAGCATTTCGTGGAAATCAAGTATATGAATGGTTGTGGCAAAAAGGTGCGCATACTTTTGAAGACATGACAAATCTTTCGAAAGAAACACGCCAAATGTTGGAAGAAAACTTTGTCATCAATCACATTCATGTGGACAAAATGCAACGCAGTGCTGATGGAACCATCAAAAATGCAGTCCGCTTGCACGATGGACTTACGGTAGAATCGGTTTTAATTCCGACAAGTACGCGAACAACGGCGTGTGTATCGAGTCAAGTTGGTTGTAGTTTGGATTGTAAATTTTGCGCTACATCACGATTAAAACGCATGCGAAACCTTAATCCTGATGAAATATACGATCAAGTTGTTGCTATAGATCAGCAAAGTAGATTATATCAGAACAGACCATTATCAAACGTTGTATTCATGGGAATGGGCGAACCATTAATGAATTACAACAATGTTATAAAAGCGATAGAAAAAATCACTTCGAAAGAAGGTTTAGGCATGTCGCCAAAACGAATCATAGTTTCAACATCTGGTGTTCCAAAAATGATCAAAAAAATGGCGGATGATGAAGTCAAATTTAAACTAGCGGTTTCGTTACATTCTGCAATTGATGAAGTTAGAACAGAAATTATGCCGTTTAACGAGCATTTTCCACTTAAAGATTTAAAAGAAGCGTTGGCATATTGGTATGATAAAACTAAGAATCAAATTACGTACGAATATATAGTTTGGGACGGAATTAACGATCAACAAAAAGATATCAATGCATTGGTGAAATTCTGTAAAGATGTACCGAGTAAAGTCAATCTAATAGAATACAATCCAATTGACGACGGACAATTTCAACAAGCAAATAGTAAGGCAATTGATCGCTATGTAGATTCGTTAGAACAAAACGGAATTACAGTAACAGTAAGACGTTCACGCGGAAAAGACATTGACGCGGCTTGCGGACAATTGGCGAATAAAGAGTAG
- a CDS encoding aryl-sulfate sulfotransferase, which produces MKKKLGKFLVLFCIVLFFNCKDDDATTPTPIVLNENLVVYDGYTLFSPLGSNNTFLINNEGFVVNKWESETPALISYLTDEGNLIRAIRQEGSNFTGGGATGAIEILSFEGDELWFWEYNTSNYVLHHDIALLPNGNILATVWELKSGNEAITKGRNPSLLFANEVWPCKVIEIKPLANNQAEIVWEWSVWDHLIQDHDATKENFGIVSEHPELININFSGGDANFNHLNSIDYIEELDQIVVSSRVFNEFWIIDHSTTTAEAASHVGGNSTKGGDLLYRWGNPQAYNSGTSENQRLFGQHDVTWIGNTINNGGNFMVFNNNKFSDKSSIDEILIPQLANGTYELMPNTINLPETSVWSYDNELIFSSRLSGAQRLPNGNTLITEGGAGTLFEINQSGTIIWQYQNPVETNVSIFKVDKYGKNHPAFEGRVLTSLQIEIE; this is translated from the coding sequence ATGAAAAAAAAATTAGGAAAGTTTTTAGTGTTATTTTGCATCGTATTATTTTTTAATTGTAAAGATGACGACGCAACAACACCAACTCCAATTGTACTGAATGAAAACTTAGTTGTTTATGACGGATATACGTTATTTTCTCCCTTAGGTTCAAACAATACTTTTCTCATTAATAATGAAGGTTTTGTAGTTAACAAATGGGAATCTGAGACTCCTGCGCTAATTTCATATTTAACTGATGAAGGAAATTTAATTAGAGCAATACGACAAGAAGGTTCAAATTTTACAGGAGGCGGAGCTACAGGAGCGATTGAAATTTTAAGTTTTGAAGGAGATGAACTCTGGTTTTGGGAATACAACACTTCAAATTATGTATTACATCATGATATAGCATTGTTACCAAACGGTAATATATTGGCAACGGTTTGGGAACTTAAATCAGGAAATGAAGCGATTACAAAAGGACGAAATCCGAGTTTACTTTTTGCAAACGAAGTTTGGCCGTGTAAGGTTATTGAAATCAAACCACTTGCAAATAATCAAGCCGAAATTGTTTGGGAATGGTCTGTTTGGGATCATTTGATTCAAGATCATGATGCTACAAAAGAAAATTTTGGAATTGTTTCTGAACATCCAGAATTGATTAATATTAATTTTTCAGGCGGCGATGCAAATTTTAATCATTTAAACTCCATTGATTATATTGAAGAATTAGATCAAATTGTAGTAAGTTCTAGAGTTTTTAATGAATTTTGGATTATAGATCATAGCACAACTACAGCAGAAGCCGCATCACATGTTGGAGGAAATAGTACAAAAGGAGGCGATTTATTGTATCGTTGGGGAAATCCGCAAGCATACAATTCGGGAACATCTGAAAATCAACGTCTATTTGGTCAGCATGATGTAACATGGATTGGAAATACCATAAATAATGGTGGGAATTTCATGGTTTTCAATAATAATAAATTTTCTGATAAATCTTCTATTGATGAAATTTTGATACCACAACTTGCAAACGGAACGTACGAATTAATGCCAAATACCATAAATCTTCCTGAAACATCTGTTTGGTCTTATGACAATGAACTGATTTTTTCTTCTCGACTTTCTGGAGCGCAACGATTGCCAAATGGAAATACGTTAATCACGGAAGGTGGAGCTGGAACATTGTTTGAAATAAACCAATCGGGAACAATCATATGGCAATATCAAAATCCAGTAGAGACGAATGTTTCTATTTTTAAAGTAGATAAATACGGAAAAAATCATCCAGCATTTGAAGGTAGAGTGTTAACTTCTTTGCAAATTGAGATTGAGTAA
- a CDS encoding T9SS type A sorting domain-containing protein has translation MKKITLFLFCFLIFSYAGIAQDTCAFATAITAGTHTVTTVDGTEGTTVICAGGTTTGAAAEWYTYTPIASGSATVSSNILPANANGDTRLHIYEGTCGALVCVTGNDDVDYPGGNYLSEATFNTTANTTYYIVWDNRWSSFGFDFTLTEAAAVCVDPSTFVANGSTSTTFDLGWTDTNTGTPTWEIEWGLDAFTQGTGTLVSNIATPSYVFMGLSPNTNYDFFIRTNCGGSNGDSSWVGPIGFRSARDCSASAAFPFSQSFADGTILDCWAFEDTDMISPVWSFNTDTNDLDGDGTNDNFMVVFPQAATEVAKNDWIFSKKMDMTTVNSYGIDVLYNAFDLNTVSDESFELYITDGTSSTALYQSLLGTYTGITQSGVFGDNTGNDLVTQAYTASVTFTPPSDGTYYVAMRATTTNSANLLMLFNLSVSETLGVEEFGADNFKHFINYDTSVLTIEASENMSDFVLYNSLGQQVLNSKLSSKVHELDLSNIDAGIYFAKVGIENKTKSFKILVK, from the coding sequence ATGAAAAAAATTACTTTATTTCTTTTTTGCTTTTTAATCTTTTCCTATGCGGGAATCGCTCAAGACACTTGTGCATTTGCAACTGCAATTACAGCTGGAACACATACTGTAACAACTGTAGACGGAACAGAAGGCACAACAGTTATTTGTGCTGGTGGTACAACTACTGGTGCCGCTGCTGAATGGTATACATATACACCAATTGCTTCTGGATCTGCAACAGTATCTTCTAATATTCTACCAGCAAATGCAAACGGAGATACAAGACTTCATATTTATGAAGGAACTTGTGGAGCACTGGTTTGTGTAACAGGAAACGACGATGTAGACTACCCTGGTGGAAATTATTTATCGGAAGCTACATTCAATACTACGGCAAATACAACTTATTATATAGTTTGGGACAATAGATGGAGTTCTTTTGGTTTTGATTTCACGCTTACAGAAGCAGCTGCAGTTTGTGTAGATCCTTCAACATTTGTTGCTAACGGTTCCACTTCAACCACTTTTGATTTAGGTTGGACAGATACAAATACAGGTACTCCAACTTGGGAAATAGAATGGGGATTAGATGCTTTTACGCAAGGAACAGGAACATTAGTTTCTAATATTGCAACACCAAGTTATGTGTTTATGGGATTGTCTCCGAATACAAATTATGATTTTTTTATTCGTACTAATTGTGGTGGCTCTAATGGAGATAGTAGTTGGGTTGGACCTATTGGATTTAGATCTGCAAGAGATTGTTCTGCTTCAGCGGCATTTCCATTTTCACAAAGTTTTGCTGACGGAACTATATTAGATTGTTGGGCATTTGAAGATACAGATATGATAAGTCCTGTCTGGTCTTTTAATACAGACACAAATGATTTAGATGGCGATGGAACTAATGATAATTTTATGGTTGTTTTTCCACAAGCTGCAACAGAAGTTGCAAAAAATGACTGGATATTCTCTAAAAAGATGGATATGACAACCGTCAATTCATATGGAATAGATGTACTTTATAATGCATTCGATTTAAACACAGTTTCTGACGAAAGCTTTGAACTTTACATTACTGATGGCACATCATCTACAGCACTGTATCAATCGCTATTAGGAACATATACTGGAATTACACAGTCAGGAGTTTTTGGTGATAATACTGGAAATGACTTAGTTACACAAGCGTATACAGCTTCTGTGACATTTACGCCACCTTCAGATGGAACGTATTATGTTGCCATGCGTGCAACTACCACAAATTCAGCGAATCTATTAATGCTTTTTAATTTAAGTGTTTCTGAAACGTTAGGCGTGGAAGAATTTGGTGCTGATAATTTTAAACACTTTATTAATTATGACACAAGTGTATTGACAATAGAGGCATCTGAAAACATGTCTGATTTTGTATTATACAATAGTTTAGGTCAACAAGTTTTAAATTCTAAATTATCTTCAAAGGTTCATGAACTGGATCTTTCTAATATTGACGCAGGAATATATTTTGCTAAAGTTGGTATAGAAAATAAAACTAAATCTTTTAAGATTCTTGTTAAATAA
- a CDS encoding polyprenyl synthetase family protein, whose product MKVVAQIKQPIQKEMELFEKKFSSSMISKVALFNRITHYIVNRKGKQMRPMFVFLVSKMTSDGIVNERTYRGASVIELIHTATLVHDDVVDDSNRRRGFFSINALWKNKIAVLVGDYLLSKGLLLSIDNGDFDLLKIISVAVREMSEGELLQIEKARRLDITEDIYYEIIRQKTATLIAACCAMGAKSVNASDEEVERMRLFGEHIGMAFQIKDDLFDYGNTQIGKPTGIDIKEQKMTLPLIYALNHCTNEEKKWAINSVKNHNKDKKRVKEVIAFVKKTGGLEYAVTQMKTYQEKALTLLETYPQSTYKDSLELMVNYVIDRKK is encoded by the coding sequence ATGAAAGTAGTTGCGCAAATTAAACAACCAATTCAAAAGGAAATGGAACTCTTTGAAAAAAAGTTTTCCAGTTCTATGATTTCCAAAGTTGCGCTATTCAACAGAATTACACATTACATCGTAAATCGTAAAGGAAAACAAATGCGTCCTATGTTTGTCTTTCTAGTTTCCAAAATGACTTCTGATGGAATTGTAAACGAACGAACGTATCGTGGCGCTTCTGTCATTGAACTCATTCATACAGCAACTTTAGTACATGATGATGTTGTAGATGATTCCAATAGAAGACGCGGTTTTTTCTCTATAAATGCCTTATGGAAAAATAAAATTGCCGTTTTAGTGGGCGATTATTTACTCTCGAAAGGACTATTGCTTTCCATTGATAATGGCGATTTTGACTTGCTAAAAATTATTTCTGTCGCTGTGCGCGAAATGAGTGAAGGCGAATTGTTGCAAATTGAAAAAGCACGTAGATTAGACATTACAGAAGATATTTACTACGAAATCATCCGACAAAAAACAGCAACGTTAATTGCGGCTTGTTGTGCAATGGGCGCAAAATCTGTAAATGCTTCTGATGAAGAAGTAGAACGCATGCGATTATTCGGTGAACATATCGGAATGGCTTTTCAGATAAAAGATGACTTATTTGATTACGGAAATACGCAAATCGGGAAGCCAACAGGAATCGATATTAAAGAGCAAAAAATGACACTTCCGCTAATTTACGCGCTCAATCATTGCACGAATGAAGAGAAAAAATGGGCGATTAATTCTGTGAAAAATCATAACAAAGACAAAAAAAGAGTTAAAGAAGTCATTGCATTCGTAAAAAAAACGGGCGGATTGGAATATGCAGTTACGCAAATGAAAACCTACCAAGAAAAAGCACTTACGCTCCTAGAAACCTATCCTCAATCAACATACAAAGATTCATTAGAACTCATGGTGAATTATGTAATTGATAGAAAAAAATAA
- the dnaG gene encoding DNA primase encodes MISKSTIDAVFDAARVEEVIGDFVQLKKSGSNFKGLSPFSEERTPSFMVSPVKQIWKDFSSGKGGNAVAFLMEHEHFTYPEAIKYLANKYGIEVEETERTDEEKELANEKESMFLVSEYAKKYHQDILWESPQGKAIGLTYFKERGFTPETIKKFGLGYALDEWDAFTTTALKEGYNLNYLAKTGVTIVKDEKRFDRFKGRVMFPIHSMSGRVLGFGGRILTNTKKAAKYLNSPESDIYHKSKVLYGLYYAKQAIAKEDNCYLVEGYTDVIQMHQAGIHNVVSSSGTALTADQIRLINRLTKNITVLYDGDAAGIRASLRGVDLILEQDMNVRVCTFPDGEDPDSFAKNNSLQDVLEYFENNVKDFISYKASLLMEVAKNDPIKKAEVINDMMSSISKVSDRIKQELYLRETSRIMNISEEVLFATLAQLQNRDIKEANKKTTQEKKAFEVIKTEKKAEAVDVQYVLERKIIEILLLYGNMEATFEDLILKEDDEGELKMERELFEAKVFEKLYLDLQQDEIDLANETFKAIYYSAIEKLNTTGTLELDTFVNEIAPEIASEVTDILMREERYELHNWEAQNIFVKTKEETIAQLTSETILSLRCFLINLKIEELKLSLQQNAELEKLQSVLEEITNYISLKKALSEQLKRVL; translated from the coding sequence TTGATTTCAAAATCGACCATAGATGCTGTATTTGACGCTGCTCGCGTAGAAGAGGTCATTGGCGATTTTGTACAACTCAAAAAATCGGGAAGTAATTTCAAAGGACTCAGTCCATTCTCGGAAGAACGTACGCCATCATTTATGGTATCGCCTGTAAAGCAAATTTGGAAAGATTTCAGTTCAGGAAAAGGTGGAAATGCAGTCGCTTTTCTAATGGAACACGAACATTTTACGTATCCGGAAGCTATAAAATACTTAGCAAATAAGTACGGAATTGAAGTTGAAGAAACCGAACGAACTGACGAAGAAAAGGAATTAGCCAACGAAAAGGAAAGCATGTTTTTGGTTTCTGAATATGCTAAAAAATACCATCAAGACATACTTTGGGAATCGCCGCAAGGAAAAGCAATTGGACTTACTTACTTTAAAGAACGTGGTTTTACACCGGAAACCATCAAGAAATTTGGATTGGGTTATGCCTTGGACGAATGGGACGCGTTTACCACAACAGCACTGAAAGAAGGGTACAACTTAAATTATCTTGCCAAAACAGGTGTGACGATTGTAAAAGATGAAAAACGCTTTGATCGTTTCAAAGGCAGAGTCATGTTTCCAATTCACAGTATGAGTGGACGCGTACTTGGTTTTGGTGGACGAATTTTGACAAATACCAAAAAAGCGGCAAAATATCTCAACTCGCCAGAAAGCGATATTTACCATAAAAGTAAAGTATTATACGGTTTGTATTACGCAAAACAAGCCATTGCAAAAGAAGATAATTGCTACTTGGTGGAAGGTTATACAGACGTAATTCAGATGCATCAAGCAGGAATTCACAATGTGGTTTCTTCCTCTGGAACTGCCTTAACGGCGGATCAAATACGGCTTATAAACCGTTTGACAAAAAATATTACGGTTCTCTATGATGGAGATGCCGCAGGAATTCGCGCGTCGCTCCGTGGAGTCGATTTAATTTTGGAACAAGACATGAATGTACGCGTATGTACATTTCCTGACGGAGAAGATCCTGATAGTTTTGCTAAAAACAATTCGCTACAAGACGTACTAGAATACTTTGAAAATAATGTAAAAGATTTCATCAGTTACAAAGCTTCTTTACTGATGGAAGTTGCCAAAAATGATCCGATAAAAAAAGCAGAAGTTATCAACGATATGATGTCGAGTATTTCTAAAGTTTCGGATCGAATCAAACAAGAATTATACTTGCGTGAAACGTCTAGGATTATGAATATTTCGGAAGAAGTATTATTTGCGACGTTGGCGCAGCTTCAAAATAGAGACATTAAGGAAGCGAATAAAAAAACTACGCAAGAAAAAAAGGCTTTCGAAGTAATAAAAACAGAGAAAAAAGCGGAAGCTGTTGATGTTCAATATGTTTTAGAGCGAAAAATCATAGAAATATTATTGCTTTATGGAAACATGGAAGCTACGTTTGAAGACTTAATTTTGAAAGAAGATGATGAAGGTGAATTAAAAATGGAGCGCGAATTATTTGAAGCAAAAGTCTTTGAAAAACTCTATTTAGACCTACAACAAGATGAAATTGACTTGGCAAACGAAACCTTCAAAGCAATCTATTACAGTGCTATTGAAAAATTAAACACAACGGGAACTTTAGAACTAGACACATTTGTCAACGAAATAGCGCCAGAAATAGCGAGTGAAGTTACAGACATTCTCATGCGTGAAGAACGTTATGAATTGCACAATTGGGAAGCGCAAAACATTTTTGTGAAAACTAAAGAAGAAACCATTGCACAATTGACAAGTGAAACTATCTTAAGTTTGCGTTGCTTCTTAATCAATCTAAAAATAGAAGAACTCAAACTCAGTTTACAGCAAAATGCTGAATTAGAAAAACTTCAAAGTGTATTAGAAGAAATTACCAACTACATATCTCTCAAAAAAGCACTTTCTGAGCAATTGAAACGTGTGTTGTAA
- a CDS encoding response regulator: MVKVLIADNHPIVRKGIKSLFKNSTEIDVVGKAATTSELFDFISQEHVDVILLEMDLPEVNGITALRRLKKDFAEMKVIMFSSHSEDVYAVSTLRAGASGYLSKSVATNVIKDAIVKVANGGIYISNELAQRLAFDESTNKPRRFFRRLSTREVEVLKLLASGKRNKHVAEELNLNEKTVSTYKARLMRKLNVDNLVDLLQQAKALELL; encoded by the coding sequence ATGGTTAAAGTATTAATTGCAGACAATCATCCCATTGTTCGAAAAGGAATTAAATCCTTGTTTAAGAACTCTACTGAGATTGATGTAGTAGGTAAAGCTGCTACAACTTCTGAGCTTTTTGATTTTATTAGTCAAGAGCACGTAGATGTTATTTTACTTGAGATGGATCTCCCAGAGGTCAATGGTATTACTGCATTGCGAAGATTGAAAAAAGACTTCGCCGAGATGAAAGTAATTATGTTTAGCTCACATTCAGAAGATGTTTACGCAGTAAGCACTCTGAGAGCTGGAGCATCCGGTTACTTATCAAAATCCGTCGCTACAAATGTTATTAAAGACGCTATTGTTAAAGTTGCTAATGGAGGAATCTATATTAGCAACGAATTAGCACAACGTCTAGCATTTGATGAAAGCACGAACAAACCCCGTAGATTCTTCAGACGTTTATCTACAAGAGAAGTTGAAGTGTTAAAACTTTTAGCTTCAGGTAAACGTAACAAGCATGTTGCCGAAGAGTTGAACCTAAACGAAAAAACTGTGAGCACGTACAAGGCTCGCCTAATGCGAAAGTTGAATGTAGACAACCTAGTTGATCTATTACAACAAGCAAAAGCATTAGAATTGCTGTAA